Proteins from a genomic interval of Papaver somniferum cultivar HN1 chromosome 4, ASM357369v1, whole genome shotgun sequence:
- the LOC113272624 gene encoding uncharacterized protein LOC113272624 — translation MKDLGPLHYFLGIEVDRNYDTKSLLLTQNKYCIELLVKADMVDCKPCSTLVAKGPRCSLFDGDPLQDPLHCRSLVGGLQYLTMTRPDIAFAVSYVSQFMHQPTTAHLQLVKRILRFLKGSLGYGIVLGSSDISTVTTYSYSGLVALIQEEVPLIMMFYWALVVILRLR, via the coding sequence ATGAAGGATTTAGGACCTCTTCATTATTTCTTGGGCATTGAGGTTGATAGAAATTATGATACTAAGTCCTTATTGCTTACTCAAAATAAGTATTGTATTGAGCTTTTGGTTAAGGCTGATATGGTAGATTGTAAGCCCTGTAGTACTCTTGTTGCCAAAGGTCCAAGGTGCTCTCTTTTTGATGGTGATCCACTACAAGATCCTTTACACTGTAGAAGCCTTGTTGGGGGATTGCAGTATCTTACAATGACAAGGCCTGACATTGCATTTGCAGTCTCTTATGTGTCACAATTTATGCATCAACCTACAACTGCTCATTTGCAGTTAGTTAAGAGGATTTTAAGGTTTCTTAAAGGCAGTTTAGGATATGGAATTGTTCTTGGTTCTTCAGATATTTCTACAGTTACAACATATTCATATTCTGGGCTGGTTGCCCTGATTCAAGAAGAAGTACCTCTGATTATGATGTTTTATTGGGCTCTTgttgtaatattaagattgcggtaa
- the LOC113272626 gene encoding myb-like protein I: protein MPPKPATRASSAANNDDSDDSSTQDRYSDVLGLSTAREIWEYIETTCTTQFASRKSMLRNQLQSIRRGNRSVEEYLQQIKSITDNLASINEKVSNSDIIMHILNGLGRDFNNFIISSQNREVPFTFVEIKARLISHQQWLKDQDSEMNTMFYSQNASDMYGKNTNSGKKNNNFNKNKSNFKNNVYSNGSGSSSSGSSGNNGSSGRNSGSTSGGNSNNSSGGSRNNT from the exons ATGCCTCCAAAACCTGCAACTCGAGCTTCTTCCGCTGCTAATAATGATGATTCTGATGATTCTTCTACTCAAGATCGTTACA GTGATGTTCTTGGATTATCTACTGCTCGTGAGATTTGGGAATATATTGAAACTACATGTACCACTCAGTTTGCTTCTCGCAAATCAATGCTTCGTAATCAACTTCAGTCGATCCGTAGAGGAAATCGTTCCGTTGAAGAATATCTACAGCAGATCAAGTCAATCACTGATAACCTTGCATCTATTAATGAGAAAGTAAGTAACTCTGACATTATAATGCACATTCTTAATGGTCTTGGCCGTGATTTCAACAATTTTATAATCTCATCACAAAATCGTGAAGTTCCTTTCACTTTTGTTGAGATTAAGGCTAGACTAATTAGTCATCAACAATGGTTAAAAGATCAAGATTCAGAAATGAACACTATGTTTTATAGTCAGAATGCTTCAGATATGTATGGCAAGAATACAAATTCTGGCAAGAAGAACAATAATTTTAACAAGAACAAGAGCAACTTCAAGAATAATGTTTATTCTAATGGTTCTGGATCTAGCAGCAGTGGTTCCTCAGGCAACAATGGTTCTTCTGGTCGAAATTCTGGTAGTACTTCAGGTGGTAATTCTAATAACTCTTCCGGAGGTTCAAGAAATAATACATGA